The Coffea arabica cultivar ET-39 chromosome 8e, Coffea Arabica ET-39 HiFi, whole genome shotgun sequence genome window below encodes:
- the LOC113702866 gene encoding pentatricopeptide repeat-containing protein At5g47360-like, with translation MFIRSRSFTSLISPKRSNFSLSKFALFSTFASSAEKLMTHLQKNESNVEKSLDRVKIKLNTACINEVLQRCSVDKPQMGLRFFIWAGLQPKYRHSAYMYGQACKLLEIKQNPQFISDVIEAYRMENCAVSVKMFKVLLYLCREAKDANLGLWVLRKMKEFNCRPDTTAYNVVIAMFCEKREVDEAMKLMEEMGLIELYPDMITYVAVLKGLSDIGRLEDAFRLVKAMKGHGCVPNVVVYSILLDGICRFGSLERAMEMLREMEKESGDSKPNLVTYTAVVQRFCEMGQSMDALTILDQMREFGCKPNKTTMSVLIKGLCAEGRIEEAYKVIDKVAGESVSYDECYSSLVLSLWQVGKLEEAEKVFRMILVQGLRPDGAASSTVLRQLCLVGRWLDAFRLCEGIENSGNVSIDADIYSILLAGLCQEKKLVEAAKLGKLMVERGVQLQAPYVDDVVKHLKNSDEEELVSKISRISS, from the coding sequence ATGTTTATTCGTTCCCGTTCTTTCACATCATTAATTTCACCAAAAAGATCCAATTTTTCGCTTTCAAAATTTGCTCTTTTCTCCACATTTGCATCATCAGCAGAAAAACTTATGACCCATTTGCAGAAAAATGAATCGAACGTCGAAAAATCCCTCGACAGAGTGAAAATCAAACTTAACACAGCATGCATAAATGAAGTTTTGCAGAGATGCTCCGTAGATAAACCCCAAATGGGTCTTAGATTCTTCATCTGGGCTGGCCTTCAACCCAAATACAGGCACTCTGCATATATGTATGGCCAAGCTTGCAAATTGTTGGAAATTAAGCAAAACCCACAATTTATTAGTGATGTAATTGAAGCATATAGGATGGAAAACTGTGCTGTTAGTGTTAAGATGTTTAAGGTGTTGTTGTATTTGTGTAGAGAGGCTAAAGATGCAAACTTGGGGTTGTGGGTATTGAGGAAAATGAAGGAGTTTAATTGTAGGCCTGATACGACTGCATATAATGTGGTTATTGCTATGTTTTGTGAGAAGAGGGAGGTTGATGAGGCAATGAAATTGATGGAAGAGATGGGTTTGATTGAACTTTATCCGGATATGATCACATATGTTGCAGTACTTAAGGGGTTATCTGATATTGGGAGGCTGGAGGATGCATTCCGGCTTGTTAAGGCTATGAAAGGGCATGGTTGTGTGCCCAATGTAGTTGTCTATTCAATACTGCTTGATGGGATATGTAGATTTGGGAGTTTGGAGAGGGCAATGGAGATGTTGCGggaaatggagaaagaaagtgGGGATAGTAAACCAAATTTGGTTACTTATACGGCTGTGGTTCAAAGATTTTGTGAGATGGGTCAGTCTATGGATGCATTGACGATTTTAGATCAAATGAGGGAATTTGGATGTAAGCCAAATAAAACCACGATGAGTGTCTTGATTAAGGGGCTTTGTGCTGAGGGGCGCATAGAGGAGGCCTATAAGGTCATTGATAAGGTTGCCGGAGAGAGTGTGTCATATGATGAATGCTATAGTTCTCTTGTATTATCGCTCTGGCAGGTTGGAAAACTTGAGGAGGCAGAGAAGGTTTTCAGGATGATTCTGGTTCAAGGACTGAGGCCTGATGGTGCTGCTTCAAGTACTGTCTTGAGGCAGCTTTGTTTGGTAGGACGGTGGCTTGATGCATTCCGCTTGTGTGAAGGGATTGAGAATTCTGGAAATGTATCCATTGATGCTGACATTTATTCAATTCTTTTGGCTGGACtctgtcaagaaaaaaaattggtagaaGCTGCAAAGCTTGGAAAGCTAATGGTGGAGAGAGGTGTCCAGCTACAAGCTCCTTATGTAGATGATGTGGTTAAACATCTGAAAAATTCTGATGAAGAAGAGTTGGTTTCCAAAATCTCTAGGATCAGTAGTTGA
- the LOC113702679 gene encoding subtilisin-like protease, translating into MRSNMGLMQIFILFCVLSFHSLAISAIDFQEQSNLETYIVHVELPESGTQLSTTNSSIPNEDLDSWYNSFLPTVTASSNDGPRIIYPYHNVFKGFAAKLSAEDVKAMEKMPGFVSARPQKVLSLHTTHTPNFLGLHPNSGFWKASNYGKGVIIGVLDSGITPDHPSFGDEGMPPPPAKWKGKCEFNTSVCNNKLIGARFFRHGDGSSIDGIGHGTHTASTAAGSYVEGANVFGNANGTAVGIAPLAHLAIYKVCTTSSCSESDLLAAMDAAIHDGVDVLSISLGGSSEPFYADNIALGAYRATEKGIFVSCSAGNDGPSSSTLSNEAPWILTVGASTTDRKIRATVVLGNKEKLEGETLHQPKDFPSTQFRIFFPGANQSDPNADRFCTTALLNQTGIKGKIAVCDIGEIPLLDKEENVKAAGGVGMIIINPEEFGYTTSVDAYSLPATQVTYADRLKLIKYVNTARSPKAAISFKGTMIGDNHAPAVAYFSSRGPSQASIGILKPDIIGPGVNILAAWHRSVENNPNTKSNFNVISGTSMACPHLSGVAALLKSAHPNWSPAAIKSAMMTTTDLVNLAKKPIEDQRQLPANIFATGAGHVNPARASNPGLIYDIEPKDYIPYLCGLNYTDKQVGLILQRKVKCSEISNIPEGQLNYPSFSVVVRSAVQKYTRTVTNVGEASSVYHVQIVAPAGVNVRANPTMLSFTKVNQKLAYEVTFSPSGSANNIAVSQGSLTWHSSNSKYSVRSPIAAIFQAVGL; encoded by the coding sequence ATGCGGTCAAACATGGGTTTGATGcaaattttcattcttttttgtgTACTGAGTTTTCATTCGTTGGCAATCTCTGCAATTGATTTTCAAGAGCAGAGCAACTTGGAGACTTATATCGTTCATGTTGAGTTGCCTGAGTCTGGCACTCAACTTTCCACCACAAATTCTTCAATCCCAAATGAAGATCTGGATAGTTGGTATAATTCTTTTCTGCCAACAGTCACCGCAAGCTCGAATGATGGGCCGAGAATTATTTACCCATATCACAATGTTTTCAAGGGATTTGCTGCCAAATTATCAGCTGAGGATGTCAAAGCAATGGAAAAGATGCCTGGTTTTGTATCAGCTAGACCACAAAAGGTGTTGTCTCTGCATACAACGCATACTCCAAATTTTTTGGGGTTGCATCCGAACTCGGGATTTTGGAAAGCATCAAACTATGGGAAGGGTGTGATTATTGGTGTCTTGGACTCTGGAATCACACCGGACCACCCTTCATTTGGAGATGAAGGAATGCCTCCACCACCTGCAAAATGGAAGGGAAAGTGTGAATTCAATACCTCAGTATGCAATAACAAATTGATCGGAGCAAGATTTTTCCGCCATGGAGATGGCTCTTCAATCGATGGAATTGGTCATGGAACTCACACTGCAAGCACAGCTGCTGGAAGCTATGTCGAGGGTGCCAATGTGTTTGGAAATGCCAACGGCACAGCAGTTGGTATCGCACCTCTTGCTCACCTGGCAATCTACAAAGTATGCACCACTAGTAGTTGCTCAGAAAGTGATTTATTGGCTGCGATGGATGCTGCTATCCACGATGGGGTTGATGTTCTTTCCATATCCCTTGGAGGAAGTTCAGAACCATTTTATGCTGACAATATTGCACTTGGTGCCTATAGAGCAACCGAAAAGGGCATTTTCGTGAGCTGCTCAGCCGGGAACGACGGTCCTTCTAGTAGCACTTTATCAAATGAGGCGCCTTGGATTCTCACTGTTGGTGCAAGCACCACTGACAGAAAAATCAGGGCAACTGTCGTGCTTGGAAACAAGGAGAAGCTTGAAGGCGAGACCCTTCATCAGCCGAAGGATTTTCCGTCAACACAATTTCGTATATTCTTCCCCGGTGCCAACCAGAGTGATCCTAATGCAGATCGATTCTGCACCACAGCATTATTGAACCAGACAGGCATCAAAGGAAAGATTGCAGTTTGTGATATTGGAGAAATTCCACTGCTCGATAAAGAAGAGAATGTCAAGGCTGCTGGTGGTGTTGGCATGATTATTATAAACCCAGAAGAATTTGGATATACCACATCAGTGGATGCTTATAGCCTCCCGGCTACACAGGTGACTTATGCTGATCGACTTAAATTGATTAAGTACGTAAACACAGCAAGATCTCCCAAGGCTGCAATCTCATTCAAAGGAACTATGATTGGAGACAATCATGCTCCTGCTGTTGCATATTTTTCCTCTAGAGGTCCGAGCCAAGCAAGTATCGGAATTCTGAAACCAGACATTATTGGCCCTGGTGTAAACATCCTGGCTGCGTGGCATCGTTCAGTCGAAAACAACCCCAACACAAAGTCAAATTTCAATGTGATCTCTGGCACTTCAATGGCCTGCCCTCACCTTAGTGGTGTTGCTGCTCTGCTGAAAAGTGCTCATCCTAATTGGTCTCCTGCTGCAATTAAGTCTGCCATGATGACAACTACTGATCTAGTGAACCTTGCAAAGAAACCGATTGAAGATCAAAGGCAACTTCCAGCGAACATTTTTGCCACTGGTGCAGGCCATGTCAATCCAGCAAGAGCAAGCAATCCAGGGCTTAtttatgacattgagcctaaaGATTACATTCCTTACTTATGTGGTTTGAATTACACAGACAAGCAGGTTGGTTTGATTTTACAACGCAAGGTAAAATGCTCAGAAATATCAAACATACCTGAAGGTCAACTGAACTATCCTTCATTCTCAGTCGTGGTTCGATCAGCAGTTCAGAAGTATACAAGAACAGTGACTAATGTAGGTGAGGCTAGTTCAGTTTACCATGTTCAGATTGTCGCACCTGCAGGTGTAAATGTGAGAGCCAACCCGACAATGCTCAGTTTCACAAAAGTGAACCAGAAATTGGCGTATGAAGTTACGTTTAGCCCATCAGGATCAGCTAATAACATTGCTGTCTCTCAAGGATCTCTTACCTGGCATTCATCCAACTCCAAATACTCTGTCAGAAGCCCAATTGCTGCGATTTTCCAAGCTGTGGGATTGTAG
- the LOC113705083 gene encoding subtilisin-like protease: MQSNMGLMQILTLFCALSFHSLAISALDFQEQSNLETYIVHVELPESDTQLSTASSSIPNEDLDGWYNSFLPTVTASSNDAPRMIYPYHNVFKGFAAKLSAEDIKAMEKKPGFLSARPQKVLSLHTTHTPNFLGLHQNMGFWNESNYGKGVIIGVLDTGITPGHPSFGDEGMPPPPAKWKGKCEFNTSVCNNKLIGARFFRSGDGTPIDRNGHGTHTASTAAGNYVKAANVFGNANGTAVGIAPLAHLAVYKVCATSGCSESDILAAMDAAIDDGVDILSLSLGGSSEPFYADNIALGAYSAMEKGIFVSCSAGNDGPTSSTLSNEAPWILTVGASTIDRKIRATAVLGNKEELEGETLYQPKDFPSTLFPIYYPGANQSDFNADRFCTPALLNKTGIKGKIAVCEVGANAMLDKGKNVKAAGGVGMIIVNPEQYGHTPRADAHVLPATHLNYADRLKLIEYINTTSSPMAAISFKGTIIGDGHAPAVAYFSSRGPSQASIGILKPDIIGPGVNILAAWYRSIENNTNTKSNFNVISGTSMSCPHLSGVAALLKSAHPDWSPAAIKSAMMTTTDLVNLAKNPIEDQRQLPANIFDSGAGHVNPARASNPGLIYDIEPKDYIPYLCGLNYTNREVALVLQRKVNCSEIPSIPEAQLNYPSFAIVVRSAVQKYTRTVTNVGEANSVYSVQIVAPAGVNVTVNPTTLSFTKVNQKLTYEVTFSPSRLASNITVSQGSLTWISSKNSVRSPIAAIFRAVGL; the protein is encoded by the coding sequence ATGCAGTCAAACATGGGTTTGATGCAAATTCTCACTCTTTTTTGTGCGCTGAGTTTTCACTCATTGGCGATCTCTGCACTTGATTTTCAAGAGCAGAGCAACTTAGAGACCTATATTGTTCATGTTGAGTTGCCCGAGTCTGATACTCAACTTTCCACGGCAAGTTCTTCAATCCCGAATGAAGATCTAGATGGTTGGTACAATTCATTTCTGCCAACAGTCACTGCAAGCTCCAACGATGCACCAAGAATGATTTATCCGTATCACAATGTTTTCAAGGGATTTGCTGCCAAATTATCAGCCGAGGATATCAAAGCAATGGAAAAGAAACCTGGTTTTCTTTCAGCTCGACCACAAAAGGTGTTATCGCTGCATACAACGCATACTCCAAATTTTTTGGGGTTGCATCAGAACATGGGGTTTTGGAATGAATCGAACTATGGTAAGGGCGTAATTATTGGTGTATTGGACACCGGAATCACACCCGGCCACCCTTCATTTGGTGATGAAGGAATGCCTCCACCACCAGCAAAATGGAAGGGAAAGTGTGAATTCAATACCTCTGTATGCAACAACAAACTGATCGGAGCAAGATTTTTCCGCAGTGGAGATGGCACTCCAATTGATCGGAATGGCCATGGCACTCACACTGCAAGCACAGCTGCTGGAAACTATGTCAAGGCTGCCAATGTGTTTGGAAATGCCAACGGCACAGCAGTTGGTATTGCTCCTCTTGCTCACCTGGCAGTATACAAAGTATGCGCCACTAGTGGTTGCTCCGAGAGTGACATATTGGCTGCTATGGATGCTGCGATTGATGATGGAGTTGATATACTCTCCTTATCTCTTGGTGGAAGTTCAGAACCATTTTATGCTGACAATATTGCACTTGGTGCCTACAGTGCAATGGAGAAGGGAATTTTCGTCAGCTGCTCAGCCGGGAACGACGGTCCTACCAGTAGCACTTTATCAAATGAGGCGCCTTGGATTCTCACTGTTGGTGCAAGCACCATCGACAGAAAAATCAGGGCAACAGCTGTGCTCGGAAACAAGGAAGAACTTGAGGGCGAGACCCTTTATCAGCCGAAGGACTTTCCCTCAACACTATTTCCTATATACTACCCGGGAGCTAACCAGAGTGATTTTAATGCAGATAGATTCTGCACCCCAGCATTATTAAACAAAACAGGCATCAAAGGAAAGATAGCAGTATGTGAAGTTGGAGCAAATGCAATGCTCGACAAAGGAAAAAATGTCAAGGCTGCTGGTGGTGTTGGAATGATCATAGTTAACCCGGAGCAATACGGACATACCCCCCGAGCTGATGCTCATGTCCTCCCGGCTACACACTTGAACTATGCTGATCGACTTAAATTGATTGAGTACATAAACACAACAAGTTCACCCATGGCTGCCATCTCATTCAAAGGAACTATAATTGGAGACGGTCATGCTCCTGCTGTTGCATATTTTTCCTCTAGAGGTCCGAGCCAAGCAAGTATCGGAATTTTGAAACCAGACATTATTGGCCCTGGTGTAAACATCCTGGCTGCATGGTACCGTTCTATCGAAAACAACACCAACACTAAATCGAATTTCAATGTAATCTCTGGCACTTCAATGTCTTGCCCTCACCTCAGTGGTGTTGCTGCTCTGCTGAAAAGTGCTCATCCTGATTGGTCTCCCGCTGCAATTAAGTCTGCGATGATGACCACCACCGATCTTGTGAACCTTGCCAAGAATCCAATTGAAGATCAAAGGCAACTTCCAGCTAACATTTTTGACAGTGGTGCAGGGCATGTCAATCCAGCAAGAGCAAGCAATCCGGGGCTTAtttatgacattgagcctaaaGATTACATTCCTTACTTGTGCGGGTTGAATTACACGAACCGGGAGGTTGCTTTGGTATTACAACGCAAGGTAAATTGCTCAGAAATACCGAGTATACCTGAAGCACAGTTGAACTATCCTTCATTCGCAATCGTTGTTCGATCAGCTGTTCAGAAGTATACAAGGACAGTGACTAATGTGGGTGAGGCTAATTCAGTTTACAGTGTTCAGATTGTTGCACCAGCAGGTGTTAATGTGACAGTCAACCCGACAACGCTCAGTTTCACAAAGGTGAACCAGAAATTGACGTATGAGGTTACGTTTAGCCCATCAAGATTGGCTTCTAACATTACCGTGTCTCAAGGATCTCTTACCTGGATTTCATCCAAGAACTCGGTCAGAAGCCCAATTGCTGCAATTTTCCGAGCTGTGGGATTGTAG